In Desulfonatronum thiosulfatophilum, a genomic segment contains:
- a CDS encoding YajQ family cyclic di-GMP-binding protein, with translation MPSFDIVSKVDLQEVDNAVNNVRKELDTRFDFRNVKTDLDLNRKDKVLHVVTGDEMKMRAIEELLKAHFTRRKLDPKCMEFKELEATSQGRVKMDVQIREGISKDTAQKIVKLIKAQKIKVQAAIQDEQVRVTGKQIDDLQAVIKLMEEQDFDVPLQHVNMKR, from the coding sequence ATGCCGTCATTCGATATTGTCAGCAAGGTGGATCTGCAAGAGGTGGACAACGCCGTGAACAACGTGCGCAAGGAACTGGATACCCGGTTCGATTTCCGCAACGTGAAAACGGACCTGGATTTGAACCGCAAGGACAAGGTTCTGCATGTGGTCACCGGCGACGAGATGAAGATGCGGGCCATTGAGGAGCTGCTCAAGGCGCATTTCACAAGGCGCAAGCTTGATCCGAAATGCATGGAGTTCAAGGAGCTGGAAGCTACCAGCCAGGGCCGGGTGAAGATGGACGTGCAGATCCGGGAAGGCATTTCCAAGGATACGGCCCAGAAGATCGTCAAGCTGATCAAGGCGCAAAAAATCAAGGTTCAGGCAGCCATCCAGGATGAACAGGTCCGGGTCACGGGCAAGCAGATCGACGACCTGCAGGCCGTGATCAAGCTGATGGAGGAGCAGGATTTCGATGTGCCCCTGCAGCATGTCAATATGAAGCGATAG
- a CDS encoding PqqD family protein: MGSFDAKEGTQRRSEPRTRQEALSLRPVRNKDVLEEKQPNGLIRLSYPLTLKPWFGKWAQKLGKWDGRPMTKKLELDEMGGLAWSMVNGSHTVRDIIDAFIAEYGLQPKEAELSVTAFIKELGRRGIIGLR, translated from the coding sequence ATGGGATCGTTTGACGCGAAAGAAGGGACGCAGCGCCGTTCGGAGCCGAGAACCCGCCAGGAAGCATTGTCTCTGCGTCCCGTGCGCAACAAGGACGTGCTGGAGGAGAAACAGCCCAACGGCCTCATCCGCCTGAGCTATCCCCTCACCCTCAAACCTTGGTTCGGGAAGTGGGCCCAGAAGCTGGGCAAGTGGGACGGCAGGCCCATGACCAAAAAGCTGGAACTGGATGAGATGGGGGGGCTGGCCTGGAGCATGGTCAACGGCTCGCACACGGTCCGGGACATCATCGACGCCTTCATCGCCGAATACGGGCTGCAGCCCAAGGAGGCGGAATTATCCGTGACGGCATTCATCAAGGAACTGGGTCGCCGGGGGATTATCGGCCTGCGCTGA